GACCTCGGGGGAGGCGGCAACGATACGTACGTCGGCGTGTCCGTCGGGGGGATTTTCCTTGGGCTGCATGACGACCTCGTTGTTCCCGCATGGGCATGGATCCGTGGACTGGATCTTTCACCCTACTCCGGCCCGTGTGACCAGCGAGCTTTCCGACTGCTGCGGGCCGCGGAGTACCGTGAAACGAGTAAGTCACTCCGTATTCCTCGCAGACAGGCGAGTGTCATGTCCGACTCCGGTTCCCCGCGTGTGACCAGGCTCCTGCCGGACGCCGTCCACCAGGCGGTGAAGCCGGGGACGGCTGTCGTACGGCTACAGACCACGCATGACCGGCGGGGCGTTCTCGACGGGGCGTGGTGGCCGAGCTCCCGTGATATCGCAGCCGAGCTTCCCGCCCTGATCTCCGCACTGACCGAGTACCTCGGGCCGCTCACGCGCGTCGGCCTGGACGCCGGAGCCTGGGAGGCGCTGCCAACGCGACTGCTCGTCGACGACCGCGTCGTCCATGTCGACTCTTTCCCGGTCGGTGACGACACCGTCCTCGTCACCAGGGGCGATCAGGACCACTTCTCCCTCCTCGTCATCCCGCCGCACGCGACGCCCGAGGCGGCACGCACCGCGATGGCCGAAGCCGTCCGCGCCGACAACATCACGCAAGCCGAACAGATCCTCATCGACACCGGTACCGACCGGGCAGCGCCGAAGACTTGACGCCGGTCAGCCGACCGTGCCGCAGGTCACGGTGAGCGGAATCCTGGAGCCCGCCTACAACATCGCCGGCGACAGCTTCGACTACGCCCTCAACGACGACATCCTGCACGCGGCCGTGATCGATGCAATGGGCCACGGTCTGGACGCCGACGGCGATGGCGACCATCGCCGTCGGCGCCTACCGGCACGCCAGACGCAGCGGCATCAGCCTCGCCGACAAGTACGCGTTCATGGACCAGGCCATCGCCGAGCAGTTCGGGCCGGACCACTTCGTCACCGCCCAGATGATGGATCTCGACATCGTCACCGGCCACCTGAAATGGGTCAACGCCGGCCATCCCGCCCCACTGCTGATCCGCAACCGTCGAGTCGCCCGGCCGCTGGAAGGCCCGACCACCCTGCCCGTCGGCTTCGGCGGCGCCCCTCCTCAGATCAGTGAATACACACTCCAGCCCGGCGACCGGTTTCTGTGCTGCACCGACGGCCTGATCGAGGAGCGCGACGCCGACGGAGAGTCGTTCGGCGAAGAACGGCTCATCGCCTGCATCAACCGCATCGAACGCACCGAGGGCGGCGTACGTGCAGGCGGGCTCTGGCTCTCCCGCGCCTTGAAGCGGGAACGCGGGGGCCGCACCAGCGATGATGCGACCCAGTTCCTCATCGAGTGGCGGGGAGGCACCGCCGATCACCTCGCCGTTTTGGAATGAGCGAAGGCACGCCCCTGTCCTCGACGGGTGAAGTGGCGTTCAACACCGCCACGGCACTCATCGCGCCGGGATCGGCCGCGCGGCGGTTCGGGACGGCGCTCGGAGGATGGCTGAACACCGGCTGCCCCGCCCTATGGCCGCGACGCCGCCCGGGTCTCCTCGTGGGCGTGCGGGTACTTTGCGGCGCGGTGCTGGAAGGCGAGCACCTTGGGGTTTTGGACGACGCCGCGGCGGA
This is a stretch of genomic DNA from Streptomyces hawaiiensis. It encodes these proteins:
- a CDS encoding DUF5994 family protein — protein: MSDSGSPRVTRLLPDAVHQAVKPGTAVVRLQTTHDRRGVLDGAWWPSSRDIAAELPALISALTEYLGPLTRVGLDAGAWEALPTRLLVDDRVVHVDSFPVGDDTVLVTRGDQDHFSLLVIPPHATPEAARTAMAEAVRADNITQAEQILIDTGTDRAAPKT